In Chloroflexota bacterium, a single window of DNA contains:
- a CDS encoding dihydroorotate dehydrogenase translates to MNLSVQLCGVPLPNPLILASGILGTQAGLLVRVARAGAGAVTSKSCSLQPRAGHPNPTVLDWGGGLINAIGLSNPGVEAQIAELRAAKQQLRTLGVPLIASVFAHTVNDFVAVAERMCLADPDFLEINISCPNVEAEFGPPFAADPRMSAAVTSAVKAVVNCPLIVKLSPNVSDIAAIARAVEDAGADAIAAINTLGPGMVIDIHSGAPILANRVGGVSGPAIRPIAVRCVYDIYATVRIPVIGIGGVTTGRDALEMILAGATAVGIGSALYYRGLDAFQLIRSEMENLMEECSYRNLDEIRGIAHERP, encoded by the coding sequence ATGAATTTATCTGTGCAACTATGCGGTGTGCCTCTTCCCAATCCGCTGATCCTCGCTTCAGGCATCCTTGGCACCCAGGCTGGGCTGCTGGTGCGCGTGGCGCGGGCTGGTGCAGGAGCCGTAACATCCAAATCGTGCAGCCTTCAGCCACGGGCAGGGCATCCCAATCCCACGGTGCTCGATTGGGGTGGGGGCTTGATCAATGCCATAGGATTGAGCAATCCCGGCGTCGAAGCACAAATCGCTGAACTGCGTGCGGCCAAGCAGCAGCTACGGACACTCGGCGTGCCTCTTATCGCCAGTGTTTTTGCTCATACGGTGAACGATTTCGTGGCAGTTGCGGAGCGCATGTGCCTGGCCGATCCCGACTTCCTGGAGATCAATATCTCCTGCCCCAATGTGGAAGCCGAATTTGGTCCCCCCTTTGCTGCCGACCCTCGCATGTCTGCAGCGGTCACGAGCGCGGTCAAAGCCGTCGTCAACTGCCCCCTCATCGTCAAACTCTCCCCTAATGTGTCAGACATTGCCGCAATCGCGCGGGCAGTGGAGGATGCCGGTGCCGACGCCATCGCGGCTATCAATACCCTGGGTCCAGGCATGGTCATTGACATACATTCGGGTGCGCCCATACTCGCCAATAGGGTAGGCGGTGTCTCTGGCCCGGCGATTCGTCCCATTGCCGTGCGCTGTGTGTACGATATCTATGCGACAGTGCGCATCCCGGTCATCGGCATTGGCGGCGTAACCACTGGGCGCGATGCACTGGAAATGATCCTGGCTGGAGCAACAGCAGTCGGCATTGGCTCAGCGCTTTATTACCGCGGTCTTGATGCCTTCCAACTTATCCGAAGCGAGATGGAAAATTTGATGGAAGAATGTAGCTATCGGAATCTGGATGAAATCAGAGGAATTGCCCATGAGCGACCATGA
- a CDS encoding dihydroorotate dehydrogenase electron transfer subunit: MSDHEHDHQNSSVYPEYTKARDILSKAVMLPRPARIRQITQESTRVKSFVLEDCVESVPGQFVMIWQPGLDEKPFSLANDDPLTIVVAQVGPFTTALHNLQAGNWLWWRGPFGRGYTLPAIYPADCSDSKQTLLLVGGGYGVAPLAFLARHARAAGWPVTAIVGARTKGDVILQERFTDLGCQTLICTDDGSTGQQGTAVDLAERFLQQAERDEIRIVYGCGPHAMLEALRAICCEHALPCQLSYEGFMKCGFGLCGSCAWQGLLICRDGPVLEWSPKKP, translated from the coding sequence ATGAGCGACCATGAACATGACCATCAAAACTCTAGCGTATACCCTGAATACACAAAGGCCAGGGACATCCTCTCAAAAGCGGTAATGCTGCCGCGTCCGGCTCGTATCCGTCAAATTACACAAGAAAGCACGCGGGTAAAAAGTTTTGTCTTGGAGGACTGTGTCGAGTCCGTGCCGGGGCAATTCGTGATGATCTGGCAGCCCGGCTTGGATGAGAAGCCGTTCAGCCTAGCCAATGATGACCCGCTCACGATTGTTGTAGCCCAAGTGGGTCCTTTCACGACCGCGCTACACAACTTGCAGGCAGGTAACTGGTTGTGGTGGCGTGGCCCTTTTGGACGCGGGTATACGCTGCCTGCCATATATCCCGCCGATTGTAGCGACAGCAAGCAGACACTGTTGCTCGTCGGCGGGGGGTACGGCGTAGCGCCGCTCGCCTTCTTGGCGCGACATGCAAGAGCAGCAGGTTGGCCAGTGACTGCCATTGTAGGCGCGCGGACCAAAGGGGACGTCATCCTGCAAGAGCGCTTCACGGATTTGGGCTGTCAAACGCTCATTTGCACCGATGACGGCTCTACCGGGCAGCAAGGAACGGCTGTGGATCTTGCTGAAAGATTTCTGCAGCAGGCTGAGCGGGACGAAATCAGGATAGTCTATGGTTGTGGCCCCCACGCCATGTTGGAGGCATTGCGCGCCATTTGCTGCGAGCACGCCTTGCCATGCCAACTCAGTTACGAAGGCTTCATGAAGTGCGGCTTCGGCCTATGTGGGTCATGTGCCTGGCAGGGGCTGCTCATTTGCCGAGATGGCCCTGTTCTGGAGTGGTCCCCAAAGAAACCCTAA
- a CDS encoding ABC transporter permease: MTRFFLRRLGSILLISLAIIFFCALGLQMMRQPFVASRQHSTNVLMQAVRDTRSFIHDMFSGNLGMVQRGSGRTRTFVPVTTVLADTYVKSMGLLLISLLFAAVLGIGAGLLAAYWEGSPLSLGLLTTTLLGISLPSFFTALLLQVLEITWYQRTRVRLVPVGGFGWDAHLILPGLVLAARPLAQVARITFISLTEAAHQDYVRTAHAKGLPKRRVWSDHVLPNAAVPILTALGVSLRFSLGSLPVVEYFFGWPGLGATLLTAIRMRHTNLVISMALALGLTFMLINLLLELAYRVLDPRIRSEG, translated from the coding sequence ATGACTCGTTTCTTTTTGCGTCGCCTAGGCTCGATTCTGCTCATCAGCCTGGCCATCATATTTTTCTGCGCCCTTGGACTGCAAATGATGCGTCAGCCATTTGTGGCGTCGCGTCAACACAGCACCAACGTGCTGATGCAAGCTGTCCGCGATACCCGATCCTTTATCCATGACATGTTCTCCGGCAACTTGGGCATGGTTCAGCGTGGCAGTGGCCGCACCCGCACCTTCGTGCCGGTAACGACGGTCCTGGCGGATACCTATGTGAAGAGCATGGGGCTGCTTCTCATTTCCCTGCTTTTCGCTGCTGTGCTAGGCATCGGCGCAGGTCTGCTCGCAGCCTATTGGGAAGGCTCTCCGCTGTCACTGGGGCTGCTCACCACCACTTTGCTCGGCATCTCCTTGCCTTCCTTCTTTACCGCGCTGCTGTTGCAAGTGCTCGAAATCACCTGGTATCAGCGCACTAGAGTGCGTCTGGTGCCGGTAGGAGGATTTGGCTGGGATGCACATCTTATCCTGCCTGGGCTGGTGCTCGCGGCACGTCCGCTGGCGCAGGTAGCACGCATCACCTTCATCTCCCTGACCGAAGCTGCCCACCAAGACTATGTGCGCACTGCCCACGCCAAGGGATTGCCCAAACGTCGGGTGTGGAGCGACCACGTGCTGCCAAACGCCGCCGTACCCATCCTCACCGCCTTGGGCGTCTCGTTGCGCTTTTCCTTGGGCAGTTTGCCCGTCGTGGAATACTTCTTCGGCTGGCCAGGACTGGGCGCTACACTACTGACCGCCATCCGCATGCGCCATACGAACCTAGTTATCAGCATGGCCCTAGCACTCGGGCTGACATTTATGCTAATCAACCTATTGCTGGAACTAGCGTACCGCGTGCTCGATCCAAGAATAAGAAGCGAGGGGTAA
- a CDS encoding M28 family peptidase, with protein sequence MFDRLKRIISSEPDLTWLEAEGPQIESLPEPRAVEHRQPRPRLEINGPLIIGSLIVFALFLVVLFGPLLAPENPYLAGQRSSMVINGQFTTPPFPPMPGLPLGTDEWGRDILSMLLYGTRNTLVACLFIAMARILLGSALGMLAGWNEGGLLDRLVMGLVEWTTALPALLTGMILILALGIQRGITVFIVALCFVGWAEIAQYIRSEFMVVRRKPFIEGARVIGLDGLGIAIRHILPNVLPSLVVIAVLEMGAVLMILGELSFIGVFIGGGTWVQVGDTAVVNIPDIPEWGAMMAGARQYARSKTWMVFYPALAFFLAVLGFNLLGEGLRRIVQQRGVSTAFILSKRMVLVIAAITLATVYIVTHVGPAPSYAGLAQRFDVQNALSHLEALTVPEMEGRLPGTPGADAAAAYIAQQFARHGLETIKPGWDFCLPWTTQVVTPVTQPLLEMLDSAGQALHSFRYRVDFGVDIRGHGGSGEVNAPVVLLTFAKSSYKAEEFAELDLRGRIALWLSSNAPPGFVVEALIRGAVGVVIIDEDIAPRLQLARQEAEYLRPVVLPIFHISPAAADILLSPDGLSIATLQKTLAETDPEAAPWTAYELSHRLHMQLELSAPHEVTTDNVLAVFRGADAQLNKQLVIVSAHYDSAGRQPDGTVFHSANDGASGIAVMLEILRLWTETGFQPRRTMLFAAWSGGEWEHSGAHEYLAAQAPYSILKTVAVVNLDGLGRGGSELIVSGDEKLTELFLRTAESSGIPAKSNTMRYHPYYTAFSAPMVAIGWSDDGLPASEDTFDHINPSQLNAAGQAVNLALITLSREYEY encoded by the coding sequence TTGTTTGACCGTCTGAAACGCATCATATCATCTGAACCCGACTTGACCTGGCTGGAGGCAGAAGGGCCCCAGATTGAATCGTTGCCAGAACCGCGTGCTGTCGAGCACCGACAGCCTCGCCCGCGCCTGGAAATAAACGGGCCACTGATCATCGGCAGCCTGATTGTATTCGCGTTGTTCCTCGTCGTGCTCTTTGGGCCACTTCTGGCACCGGAGAACCCGTACCTGGCTGGCCAGCGTAGCTCGATGGTCATAAACGGTCAGTTCACCACGCCGCCTTTTCCTCCTATGCCTGGCCTGCCACTGGGCACGGATGAGTGGGGACGCGACATCCTCAGCATGTTGCTCTATGGTACGCGCAACACGTTGGTTGCTTGCCTGTTTATCGCCATGGCGCGCATCTTGCTTGGTTCTGCGCTAGGCATGCTCGCTGGTTGGAATGAGGGCGGACTGCTCGACCGCCTGGTCATGGGACTAGTGGAATGGACCACTGCCCTGCCGGCGCTGTTGACCGGCATGATCCTGATCCTCGCCCTCGGCATCCAGCGCGGCATTACCGTCTTCATCGTAGCCCTCTGTTTCGTTGGCTGGGCCGAGATCGCCCAATACATCCGCAGCGAGTTTATGGTCGTGCGCCGCAAGCCTTTCATCGAGGGGGCACGCGTTATCGGACTAGATGGACTAGGCATTGCCATTCGCCACATCCTGCCCAACGTCCTGCCGTCGTTGGTGGTCATCGCCGTGCTGGAGATGGGCGCCGTGCTCATGATTCTGGGCGAACTGAGCTTTATCGGCGTATTCATCGGCGGAGGCACCTGGGTACAAGTTGGTGACACCGCAGTGGTCAACATCCCCGACATCCCAGAATGGGGAGCAATGATGGCTGGCGCGCGCCAGTACGCCCGCAGCAAAACCTGGATGGTCTTTTACCCGGCTCTGGCCTTCTTCCTGGCGGTGCTAGGCTTTAACTTGCTAGGCGAAGGCTTGCGGCGCATCGTGCAACAGCGCGGCGTCAGCACCGCCTTCATCCTGAGCAAGCGCATGGTGCTCGTCATCGCCGCCATCACTCTTGCAACGGTGTATATCGTCACTCATGTCGGTCCTGCTCCCTCCTATGCTGGACTCGCGCAGCGTTTCGATGTCCAAAACGCACTGTCCCACCTGGAAGCATTGACCGTACCAGAAATGGAGGGGCGACTGCCTGGTACGCCAGGAGCAGATGCAGCAGCAGCCTATATTGCCCAGCAATTTGCTCGCCATGGGCTGGAAACAATCAAGCCGGGTTGGGACTTTTGCTTGCCTTGGACCACACAGGTGGTAACTCCAGTCACCCAACCACTGTTGGAGATGCTCGACAGCGCTGGACAAGCGCTGCATTCGTTCCGCTACCGTGTAGATTTCGGCGTGGACATCCGCGGCCACGGTGGATCTGGAGAAGTGAATGCGCCAGTGGTCTTGCTCACTTTCGCCAAATCTTCATACAAGGCGGAGGAATTCGCAGAACTCGATCTGCGAGGTCGCATCGCGCTTTGGCTATCTAGCAATGCACCGCCTGGCTTCGTGGTAGAAGCGCTCATCCGCGGAGCTGTGGGCGTGGTCATCATTGACGAGGACATCGCTCCACGGCTGCAACTGGCACGCCAAGAGGCAGAGTATCTACGTCCGGTCGTCCTGCCCATTTTCCACATCAGCCCTGCCGCAGCCGATATTTTGCTTAGTCCAGATGGCCTGAGCATCGCAACGCTCCAAAAGACGTTGGCAGAAACAGATCCCGAAGCAGCACCGTGGACCGCATACGAACTGAGCCATCGCCTGCACATGCAACTGGAACTTTCCGCTCCCCATGAAGTAACGACAGATAACGTGCTCGCTGTATTCAGAGGTGCGGACGCCCAACTGAACAAGCAACTGGTCATTGTCTCTGCGCATTACGATAGTGCGGGCCGCCAGCCGGATGGGACTGTGTTCCATAGTGCTAATGATGGCGCCTCAGGCATTGCGGTGATGCTCGAAATTCTGCGTCTGTGGACGGAAACCGGTTTTCAGCCGCGCCGTACGATGCTCTTTGCCGCTTGGTCAGGCGGAGAATGGGAACACTCCGGTGCTCACGAATACCTTGCTGCCCAAGCACCCTATTCCATACTCAAGACCGTCGCCGTAGTGAACCTCGATGGCCTTGGCCGCGGTGGCAGCGAACTAATCGTCAGTGGTGACGAGAAACTGACCGAGCTTTTCCTACGCACTGCCGAAAGCAGTGGCATCCCGGCCAAAAGCAACACCATGCGCTATCATCCCTACTATACCGCCTTTTCAGCGCCAATGGTAGCAATAGGCTGGAGTGATGACGGCCTGCCGGCAAGCGAAGACACCTTCGACCATATCAACCCATCTCAACTCAACGCTGCCGGCCAAGCAGTCAACCTAGCCCTGATCACCTTAAGCCGTGAATATGAGTATTAG
- a CDS encoding PD40 domain-containing protein encodes MSERTQQIIWITMALMAMCLSAVTIWLFAKSLQMRPTQATSPYLIAYISDRNGKYQIYLCDLEGREITSPMPFQSGDVLPVCEPHPRAGSGGPRIAFIRFEAQLGSISATEVGTPGSIYVVTYGENKATKISGKVPRILAVAPAWSPDGKELAFAGVEDLNGDGQFTKDEAGIYLCNVERGGVRRVATIYTIGTRLQWSPVEASLILQAEKTNVPLPVAHLLDLTSGQLITRDDATMTACWSPDGQFIALYSLADRKIHVLSKDGSEQYMINAPGEFLVELHWLPARASTRAEDKGYLLAVVASSPRSYSGQLYLRPASPGSSETWKALTAAEASAAYPAASPDGRYLAYTLMAAHGPTSMSVDLYVLELDKAQPRHLTSDPGFEGFPTWIPVGK; translated from the coding sequence ATGAGCGAACGGACACAGCAAATAATCTGGATAACCATGGCTCTTATGGCCATGTGCCTGAGCGCGGTGACCATCTGGCTCTTTGCCAAGAGCCTGCAGATGAGGCCAACCCAGGCCACATCGCCATACCTTATCGCGTACATCTCGGATCGCAACGGGAAGTACCAAATATACCTCTGCGACCTGGAGGGACGCGAAATCACTTCGCCGATGCCATTTCAATCTGGCGATGTCCTTCCCGTTTGCGAGCCCCACCCACGGGCAGGCAGCGGAGGACCACGTATCGCCTTTATTCGCTTCGAAGCGCAGCTAGGAAGCATCAGCGCTACTGAAGTGGGCACACCCGGAAGCATCTATGTCGTCACCTATGGTGAGAACAAAGCGACCAAGATCAGCGGCAAAGTACCGCGTATCCTCGCCGTGGCCCCCGCCTGGTCACCCGATGGCAAGGAACTCGCCTTCGCGGGCGTAGAAGATCTCAACGGAGATGGACAGTTCACCAAAGACGAAGCCGGAATCTACCTCTGCAACGTGGAAAGAGGCGGGGTTAGACGAGTGGCTACCATTTACACCATTGGCACACGCCTTCAATGGTCGCCCGTGGAAGCCTCTCTGATCCTGCAAGCCGAGAAAACAAACGTGCCCCTGCCGGTGGCCCACCTCCTGGACCTGACCAGCGGGCAATTGATTACCAGAGATGACGCCACCATGACGGCTTGTTGGTCCCCAGATGGCCAATTCATTGCGCTCTACTCCCTTGCGGATCGCAAGATTCACGTGCTCAGCAAGGATGGCAGCGAACAATACATGATAAACGCTCCAGGCGAGTTCCTGGTTGAGTTGCATTGGTTGCCTGCTAGAGCCAGCACTCGTGCTGAAGACAAAGGTTATCTCCTAGCAGTCGTGGCGTCATCACCTAGGTCCTATTCGGGTCAACTCTACCTCAGGCCTGCATCCCCCGGAAGTAGCGAGACGTGGAAAGCCCTTACTGCTGCTGAAGCCAGTGCTGCTTATCCCGCCGCATCGCCGGATGGCCGCTACTTGGCCTATACACTGATGGCCGCACACGGCCCCACGTCTATGAGTGTAGACCTCTATGTTCTGGAGCTGGATAAAGCCCAGCCTCGCCATCTGACCAGCGACCCAGGCTTCGAAGGATTCCCAACCTGGATACCAGTGGGGAAGTGA